In Chlorogloeopsis sp. ULAP01, the DNA window CGCAGAAAGTCATGAATAAGTACTATCAAAGGCTTGAGGAACTCAAAGTAGCCTTAGGTAATCGTTATCAAAATCAAACAATTTCTGTGGCTAGTGCTATTGGGTATAATAATTTCACTTTTGTTAAGAACTCATTTATCGGCTCTATCCTTGATGAACTTGGACTACAACGCCCACCAGCGCAAAATGTTGTTGCACCCAATGGTGCGATTTATAACATCTCTGAGGAAAGGCTGGAGATATTAGATGGCGATATTCTATTTTTTCCGGTTCACAATATTGGTGCTAGAGAAGCTTATGAAAAGCTAAAACACAAACCCCTTTGGAAAAAGCTAAAAGCTGTTCAAAAAGGACAGGTTTATCTTGTCGATTTTTGGGCATGGATAGTGTGGGACGATCCATCTGCTGCTAATGCCGTGATTGATGACTTGTATAAGTATTTAGTTAATGCACCCTAAGTGCGATACGCTAAGCGTCAAGCCTCCAGCTTATCGCAATCTCGCGTAGGTTGGAACGTACCTTGCTTCCCGTTCCCTCGTAGACGCGGTAGACGCGTTCGCCATCAGGTGTTGCGTTAGCTAGCGGCTTCCGTAGGTACGGCTTAAAGTAGAGGGTTCCCGCAGGTTAGGGTAGTGGAACCCAACAAACTAACTGAGAAAACGAATTATAAATATACCTACTAGCACATCATCTCCTCCTTTGAGGATAGGCACAAAGGGAAGCAACGATGAAATCTACAGTTAAAAAACAACGTTGGCATCAACTTTTTCTGTATTTAAACGTCAATTCTGCATGACACCCAGACAGTGCTTGGGGGTAAAATTAAGTAATATGGATTTGAAAGCATCCCACGCGAAGGAAATAACGGACTTTTCTCTGAATGCAAAGTAAAAATAGGACTTTCGTAACGTACCCCAGAATTTTCTGGATACCATTCGATAAATTCGTCAAATGTTATCGGTTTAGTTAAAGCTTGACTCATATTTTTTGTTTAATGAAAAACACAATATACAATTCACATCTAAATACCAATTTTGTATTTTGGATTTTGGATTAAAACTATTGATTAATAGGCTAGTCCAGAATTTTGAAACAAGAACTTATTTTAGATGAACTAATTCACTCTCTAACGCAAAGGTAGCAAAAAATGCTAAAACCGTCTCCAATTGATTTAACTGCTCGTCTGCACGTAGCAATCGCAATGCTGCTCGAATCGTTGACTCGTCATCTCCTCCTGTAAAGAAGAAATTTCGAGTCAATCATTGGAAGAGTGCGATCGCAGTTTTCATCAACCGGGCGATCGCGCTTCAGTTGTCTGTTATTGCCATAGGCGAATCGGAAGTTGTTCACCAAATAGGGCAAAATCACCATCAGTCGTCAAAATGCTGTAGCTACGGCGATGAGCAACTGCACAAATTAAAAAGTCTGTATTGCTACCCTGAATTCCACTACGCCGACAGGTGTTATAAAACTCAGCAGCGAGTTCATAGTCTTCAATCACCAATTCCAGGTTAGGAAATGCTTGTAAATACTCTCTTAAACGCACAAATTGCTCACTTTTCCGAATTCCTGATAGCACTTCTTGCCGAATTGCTCCCAACAAAGCCACTCTCCCATCAGCAATCAATTCCCGCAGGCTCAGAACTTGAGGTAATTCTAATTCAACTCTATTTCGCCGTAGAGCCAACGACCAAACAGAGGTATCAACAACAACTTTCATCCTGCTCGCCGTTGCTGTTTATAGTCGTAGTCTGGATCATAGTCGATCTCACCAAACAGTTCCAAAATTTTCAATTGTTTGCGTCGCTGCACATATTCCTGCAACGCTTCTTCAACAACTGCTTGCTCAGTTTGATGTCCGCCCAGCATCAAGGCTTCTTGGATCAATGTGTCATCAATTTCAAGATTATTCGCCATAGTCTCCCATCTCCACTTACTTCCAACATTCCATCTGAAACTTAATTTCCAATGCTAACTCAATACCAGATAAAAACCCTTCCCGTCGTCCACGCTGTTCAATTTCCTGATACCAAGGAGACTCACGTAAAATTGCCATATCCCACCTCATAATTTGTTGAACTAATTCACTCTCTAACACAAAGGTAGCAAAAATGCTAAAACCGTCTCCAGTTGATTTAAAAAACTTGCGAAGCTGATTTTTCAGAAGTTTTCTTTAATTATTCCACCAAAGCATCTAAAAACATTAAATCATTACCAATATCCGAAATTTCATCTTCATTCATTTCTTCTAACTCTAATTGCTGATGATAAGCAGCAATCCGAAACTCTAGTGCTTCAACAATAAATCTAATTGCTTTTGGAGATAAATTCATGTTCGATAACATCCTCAACTTACTTTATAAAACGCATCACCGACTAAACGAAGAGCGGATTTATATTCCTCGAACCGCATTGTATAACTTGGTTCCCACAACCAATGATTGCCATAATCATTAACTAGTCTAAGTTCGTTAGGAATTGCAGTATTTTTTTCTAATTTCCATCAATTCTTACCAATACCCCGAACTGCAAAAGTTGAAATTCCACCCGAATTAGCAACGATCCACATCTCACCGTTTTCTTCATAAATCCCAATATCTTGAGAACGAACGTTATCCATCCTTGCAGAGGTTGCGTTCCTCATACGATACAAATCAATGGTGTCATTCTCATTTTAAATTTTTTCCTTACTTCTGCACCAGAGTCAGGCTACTTTTCTGAAATCTGAAATTATTTTTCATTATCTTCTCTCATTCCAAATTCGCAAACTTGTAAACGAAGCTGTTATATCAAGTTCGCATGATTAGTTATGATTACCATCTTGGTGTTACCCCTCCCTAACCCTCCCCTTACCAAGGGGAGGGTACCGTTAGGTGGGTGGGGTGCTTAAAGATTTATAAGTAATTAACTGAACTTGATATTAGACATTTAAATTGCATAATTAGGGCGGGCATCTTGCCCACCCCATAAGAGTTAGGGACATTTTTTATCTACTAACTAAACGTGGTTTAGCTTATCATCTCTATCACAATGGCAACACGCTCTGCTCACCCCCTCCTGCCTTTACTCCGCTATGCCAAACCCTATCAAGCCCAAATCTGCGGTGCAATTCTTTGTTCGATCGCGCGTACCCTATTGGATCTGGCACCACCTTATCTAATCGGTGTTGCGGTAGATGTGGTAGTTAAACAAGAAACTTCGTTAATTGCTCGGTTTGGTATTCAAAATCCCCTCACTCAGTTATTGGTGCTGTCTGTGCTGACGATCGCCGCCTGGGGTTTAGAATCCCTCAGCCAATATGGAGCCGACAAACTCTGGCGCAACTTGGCACAAACCCTACAGCATGAACTACGAGTCGATACTTACAACCACTTACAAGAACTAGAACTCGCCTACTTTGAAGAGCGCAGCACGGGCATCTTGCTATCTATTCTCAATGATGACATTAACCAGCTCGAACACTTCTTCAACTTTGGCGCTCAAGATCTGATCAGCTTTTTGACGCGAATATTTGCGGTTGGGATTAGCTTTGTGCTTATCGCTCCTGGCATTGCCTGGCTGGCGATGTTGCCCATCCCGTTTATCCTGTGGGGAACGTTCATCTTTCAATCAAGTTTAGCTCCCCGCTATGACACAGTGCGCGATCGCTCAGGCATCATTAGCGATCGCCTCGCCAACAACATTTCTGGTATTGCCACAATCAAAAGCTTTACTGCCGAAACCTATGAGAGCGATCGCGTTTACCAAGAAAGTGATGCCTATCGTCGCAGCAACAAACGGGCGATCACCCTGAGTGTAGCCTTTCAGCCCGTGCTGCGATTTTTGATTTTGCTAGGGTTTGTGCTGACGCTGTATCTGGGTGGTCAAGAAGTGTTACAAGGACGCCTCAGTGTTGGTACTTACGGATTCATGGTGTTTATTGTGCAAGATTTACTATGGCCGTTCACGGAACTGAGTGAAATCATGGATGAATATCAGCGAGCGATGGCATCGGTGCGTCGTGTCATGGGCTTACTGGATACCCCGATTGCAATTCCTGGTGGCGTTCGCTCCTTACCAATCGAAACTGTGGCTGGTGAAGTGCAATTTGATAATATTAGCTTTGCCTACAATGAGCGCAGCCATATACTCAAAAATTTATTCCTACAGATTCCTGCGGGAGCCACAATTGGTATTGTAGGAGCAACGGGTTCAGGTAAAAGTACGTTAGTTAAACTTTTGCTACGCTTTTATGAAGTACAGAGTGGACGCATTTTAGTTGACGGCATTGATATCCGCAACCTTAATTTATGGGATTTACGGCAATCTATTGGTTGGGTGAGTCAGGACGTGTTTTTGTTCCACGGTACGGTTGCAGATAACATTTGTTATGGTAGTTTCGATGCCACTCGCGAACAGATTATTCATGCTGCCTCCTTAGCCTATGCCCATGAGTTTATCGAGCAACTGCCCCAGGGCTATGACACAATAGTGGGCGAACGGGGACAGAAACTTTCTGGAGGACAACGACAAAGAATTGCGATCGCCCGTGCCATTCTCAAAAATCCACCGATTTTGATACTTGATGAAGCCACCTCTGCGGTAGATAATGAAACCGAAGCAGCAATTCAAAAATCACTCCAGGTGATTACGCAAAATCGAACGACTATAGCCATTGCCCATCGTCTATCTACTATTCGCAATGCCGACTGCATATATGTAATGGATAATGGTCAAATTGTCGAGCAGGGTAAACATGAGGAACTGCTAGAGAAAAATGGGATTTATGCTCTTTTGTGGAAAGTCCAATCGGGTGTCAGTGTGGAATGATGATTGTGTAGAGTGGGTAATGAGGGTATTTTGCTGCGAATGCCGCCAGATGATTAGATTTCTCATTCATTGATATCTGGACTTTAGTTCGAGTGCAGCACAAAAGCTGTTGAGACTATTTAATAAAGCATTATGGTAAGAATAAGCATCATCGTGTTCGTTCTGAAGATGGGCATACAAAGTCAGTTCTGGCTCTGATGCTAGAGGTTGATTTGGGATATCTAAACCTGCTTCGGTTAAGCGTATGGATGCGATTCTCTTTCAGAGAGGCTTCGCCAACGCGATTAATAGCGATCCAATGATATTATTTTTGCCGTAAAGAAGATCGTCTAGTCCGGGTAAGATTAACTCCGCTCCTGGCAATTCATTTAGCTCCATGATTTATCACTCCCTGGTGTGCTTTCACGTCAGCGGCAAACAAATAGTGAATGTAGCCCCTTCACCAAACTTGCTACTAGCATTAATGCTACCCCCGTGAGCTTCAATAATACGTTTGGCGATCGCTAAACCTAAGCCCACTCCCCGACCTTTGCGAGAGCGATCGCCAGTATAAAATTGCTCAAATATACGAGGAAGGTCGCTATCCTTTATACCTTTACCTTGATCGCGAATTTTCACAACTGCTTGTTTACCTTCCCTATAGCCAGTAATAAATATCTGGGAATTGGGGACTGAATGTTTAATAGCATTATCTAATAAATTGAGAAAAGCTTGTAATAGTCTTTCTGGATCGCCCTGGATTGGCAAATCAGCGACATTGATGTGGGCAGAAATTTGCAAATTTTGCATTCGCGTTTCTACCGCTCTAACAGCACGGCGAATTAAGCTGGAAAGCTCGATATTTTGCTGTTCGAGAGTTGTCACTCCAGCTTCTAGACGTCCTAAATCCAGCAAATCATGAATTAAACGTGACAATCGTTTGGTTTCGTCTTCGACAATTTGAAAGAAGCGATCGCGCACCGCCGCATCAGAAGCAGCCCCACTGCGAAGGGCTTCAACTGTGACTAAAACATTACTAATGGGAGTGCGGAGTTCGTGAGATACGTTTGCCAAAAACGCCCTTCGTTCCTGATCGAGCGATGCCAAGCGTTCGCTCATCCGGTTTAGTTCTAGGGCTAACTGATCTAACTCGTTACTTTGACGAATCTGGAGTTTATCGCCAAAATGCCCCCCACCCATTCGGATCGCAAAGTTTTTCATCGTCTGAATAGGACGAGACAGGCTACGTGCTAACCATTCACTAATAATAGTGCAAAGTATAAGCGTGAACACTAATGTTCCTAAGACTGTCCAAATCACTATGGCAAACTGGCGTTGAAATTGTTGTAGCGTAATGGACATTCGCATTGCACCTAACAACTTACCATTACGCACTATCGGCTGGGCAATGAATAATCTATCATCATTACTTAAGACTCCTTTTGCCACGCCTTGCTCTTCCCGATTTTCCAAGGCTGCACTAATACCAGGCACAGTTCGCCAATCTGTAATTTGTCTGTCTTGTTGAGGGTTTGCAGATGTTGCGATTAGTTTACCCTGACTATCAAAGACGCGTAAGGTAATTGTCTCAGCAGCACCATAACGCTGCACAGTTAGCGCCACCCTATTGCGATCGTTGTTTTCAAGCGCATCGGCAATACTTTCACCAAGGGCAGTACTCCAGTTTCGCATCTCTGTCTGCCTCATTTTCATAAAATAGGCATGGAATGACCAGAGAATATATCCTGCCATGAGTGAGGTTCCCAAAGTTGTCAGTAGCAGGTAAGTTGCTAATAGCTTTGTGTGGATCGAATTCCACTTGATTTGAGGTAACCAGCCCATTTCTCGATTAAGATTGCTTCTCGGCACGACGACGCAGCACAGCTTTAATACGTGCCAAAAGTTCACGGGTATTGAAAGGTTTTGTTACATAATCATCGGCTCCTGCTTCTAATCCCCAGATTTTATCTATGTCTTGGTCTTTTGCAGTGAGCATCACAATTGGCACATCAGAGAAAGCGCGAATCCGCCAGCAAACTTCCATGCCATCTACCTCTGGCAGCATCAAGTCTAATAGTATTACGTCTGGCACTTGCTTGTGAAACTGCTTAATGGCATTGTGACCGTCTGCTGCTGTGGTTACAGTATAGCCCTCTTTTTGTAGAGTATAAGAAAGGCTTTCTCTTAAAGGTTCTTCATCGTCTACTAGTAATACGTGAGGCATAGTTACTTTAAATTTAGTAATTCTTGGAAAATTCAAGCACTGTATAACAAGTTATAAAGGCAATGTGATATTTAAAACTTCTATCTACAGATACAAATTCACTTCTTAATCTTATCCTGTGGCTTTAATAACTCGATGATACCGCTCTTGGACATCTTTGCGGTCTTGTTCTTCCGATAAAGTAGCTTGGCTACTGCGCACAATCATCTCTGCATGACGACGTAAGGCAGCTTGGTGTTTGGGGTTTTGGGTATAAGTAGCAATCAGAGCGATCGCCTCCATTAAACGGATTGTCACTGCCACATCTGTTGTACTGTACTGACGAATCTGGTTAAAAGCAGTATCAACTAACCCTGCAAAAGTAACTGGTTCAGCAATTACGCGGAGGTGATTTTTATCATCGAAGCGATATGGCGAAGGAAAATTCCTTTGGGCAAGGTGAGAAAGCCCAGCCGCAAGTCGGTCAATACATCTAATTGCGGTAAATGGATCGTTAATTCCCGGAGAAATAGCACGCAGAGCAATTTCAACTAATTGCTCAATCGGAAACTCTATATCCTGCTGCTCAGTACGTTCCTTGTCCAGAATAAAGGCATCATTAATTTGTTTTTGTAGAGATGCAGAATTTCTTATTTTGACATCTGTACTTTCTTTAGCCCAAACCATAGCCAGAATTATACCTGGAAAAACAAACTTTCCTGGTCGGGACTTAATCCGCAACAGCAGATTCTGCTTGCAGGCTAAGTTCATTAATTCTTCGTCATCAATAGCTTGGATGTAACCTGTACCAATAGCTTTAATTGGACAAGCTTCTGAGTCAAGATTTATAGGAATTTCTGTTACCTGGTGTTCTGGCAAGCTATATCCAACTTGTTCAGGAAATAGTCGCTCAATCGCCTGATCTAAATCCGTACTAACTTCGGAAATAATGTGTGATGCCTGAATAATAGTAGAAGCGTGATGAATAAAGTAAATCAGCACACCAGTGCTGATAAGCGCTAACAAAATACCGACTGTCACTGATATCTGCGGTATAAACTCATCTTGTCCATCTTCCCCTCGAATCGTCCGCAACACGAGCAACGAATAGATAAAAGTAGCAATAAATGTACCTAATACAACCTGATTTCCAGTATCCTGCATGAAATTACGCAGCAAACGCGGGCCGAAATTTGATGAAGCCAGCTGCAAAGCAACAATTGTGATCGAAAAAGCTGTAGCGGTAACGCTGACGATGGAACCAGCTACAGCTGAAAGTAAACCACGAGCACCATCTGGCCCGCCAGTGTATATCCACCCCCACTGTTCAAAAGGCCCGTAATAGCCTTGCCTATCAAGTGTTAACATTCCAAATGCCAAGGCAACGGCTACCACTGCCATAATCGTTGGTACAAACCAATAACTAGAATGGAGCGAGTCCCAAATTTTGCTGAGTTTAATGTTTTTCATACTTCATCGTGAGTAGATACAGCTTCGCTATCTCCTGTACTACCGTTTCTTTGCGAACGCATTTCGGCAAGCTTTTGGAGCGAATCACTGATACGGCGAGGCTTTGGCACTTTTCCTTTACCAGCAGGCCAACCTTCGCGTTGACGAGAGCGATCGCCATCAGTCTCTTCAGTTTGATCGTGGAAAAGAATTTGTTGTGTGGGGAATGGTAAATCAATACCATTAACTGTGAGTTTCTTTTTAATTGCAGTCAGCACTCTATCTCGCGCTTCAAGTGCATCAGCACGGCGGGGCGGTTGAATCCACCAACGAGCGCGGATATTTACTGTACTTTCTGCCAACTCCATTACCAACGCATCTGGGGCAGGTTCCTTTAGCACCCCTTGGGTTTCGTGCATGGCTTCCAAAATTAACTGCTTGGCTCGATCAATATCATCCCCGTAGCCAATACCAAGATCGTACTCTAAGCGGCGGCTCTCAAAGGCAGTATTTACCTGCACAGAATTTGTGAATAATTCGGAATTAGGAATCACAATTCGACGACCATCATAAGTTTTAATTGTTGTGGCTCGTGTCTCAATGTTTTCAACCGTTCCCTCAAAATTCTTAAATACAATTTGGTCGCCAATTTGGAACGGTTCTGTCAGCAAAATTAAAATCCCTGCTAAAAAATTTTGCAGAATGTCCCGAAAAGCAAAACCAATTGCTACCCCGCTAATTCCCAGCAATTGCACTAAATCTCCAGCCCTGAGCGTAGGAATCACAATCGTTAGGGAGATAAACA includes these proteins:
- a CDS encoding response regulator, which gives rise to MPHVLLVDDEEPLRESLSYTLQKEGYTVTTAADGHNAIKQFHKQVPDVILLDLMLPEVDGMEVCWRIRAFSDVPIVMLTAKDQDIDKIWGLEAGADDYVTKPFNTRELLARIKAVLRRRAEKQS
- a CDS encoding type II toxin-antitoxin system VapB family antitoxin, with translation MANNLEIDDTLIQEALMLGGHQTEQAVVEEALQEYVQRRKQLKILELFGEIDYDPDYDYKQQRRAG
- a CDS encoding PIN domain-containing protein, with product MKVVVDTSVWSLALRRNRVELELPQVLSLRELIADGRVALLGAIRQEVLSGIRKSEQFVRLREYLQAFPNLELVIEDYELAAEFYNTCRRSGIQGSNTDFLICAVAHRRSYSILTTDGDFALFGEQLPIRLWQ
- a CDS encoding ABC transporter ATP-binding protein; its protein translation is MATRSAHPLLPLLRYAKPYQAQICGAILCSIARTLLDLAPPYLIGVAVDVVVKQETSLIARFGIQNPLTQLLVLSVLTIAAWGLESLSQYGADKLWRNLAQTLQHELRVDTYNHLQELELAYFEERSTGILLSILNDDINQLEHFFNFGAQDLISFLTRIFAVGISFVLIAPGIAWLAMLPIPFILWGTFIFQSSLAPRYDTVRDRSGIISDRLANNISGIATIKSFTAETYESDRVYQESDAYRRSNKRAITLSVAFQPVLRFLILLGFVLTLYLGGQEVLQGRLSVGTYGFMVFIVQDLLWPFTELSEIMDEYQRAMASVRRVMGLLDTPIAIPGGVRSLPIETVAGEVQFDNISFAYNERSHILKNLFLQIPAGATIGIVGATGSGKSTLVKLLLRFYEVQSGRILVDGIDIRNLNLWDLRQSIGWVSQDVFLFHGTVADNICYGSFDATREQIIHAASLAYAHEFIEQLPQGYDTIVGERGQKLSGGQRQRIAIARAILKNPPILILDEATSAVDNETEAAIQKSLQVITQNRTTIAIAHRLSTIRNADCIYVMDNGQIVEQGKHEELLEKNGIYALLWKVQSGVSVE
- a CDS encoding HAMP domain-containing sensor histidine kinase, giving the protein MGWLPQIKWNSIHTKLLATYLLLTTLGTSLMAGYILWSFHAYFMKMRQTEMRNWSTALGESIADALENNDRNRVALTVQRYGAAETITLRVFDSQGKLIATSANPQQDRQITDWRTVPGISAALENREEQGVAKGVLSNDDRLFIAQPIVRNGKLLGAMRMSITLQQFQRQFAIVIWTVLGTLVFTLILCTIISEWLARSLSRPIQTMKNFAIRMGGGHFGDKLQIRQSNELDQLALELNRMSERLASLDQERRAFLANVSHELRTPISNVLVTVEALRSGAASDAAVRDRFFQIVEDETKRLSRLIHDLLDLGRLEAGVTTLEQQNIELSSLIRRAVRAVETRMQNLQISAHINVADLPIQGDPERLLQAFLNLLDNAIKHSVPNSQIFITGYREGKQAVVKIRDQGKGIKDSDLPRIFEQFYTGDRSRKGRGVGLGLAIAKRIIEAHGGSINASSKFGEGATFTICLPLT
- a CDS encoding DUF2254 domain-containing protein encodes the protein MKNIKLSKIWDSLHSSYWFVPTIMAVVAVALAFGMLTLDRQGYYGPFEQWGWIYTGGPDGARGLLSAVAGSIVSVTATAFSITIVALQLASSNFGPRLLRNFMQDTGNQVVLGTFIATFIYSLLVLRTIRGEDGQDEFIPQISVTVGILLALISTGVLIYFIHHASTIIQASHIISEVSTDLDQAIERLFPEQVGYSLPEHQVTEIPINLDSEACPIKAIGTGYIQAIDDEELMNLACKQNLLLRIKSRPGKFVFPGIILAMVWAKESTDVKIRNSASLQKQINDAFILDKERTEQQDIEFPIEQLVEIALRAISPGINDPFTAIRCIDRLAAGLSHLAQRNFPSPYRFDDKNHLRVIAEPVTFAGLVDTAFNQIRQYSTTDVAVTIRLMEAIALIATYTQNPKHQAALRRHAEMIVRSSQATLSEEQDRKDVQERYHRVIKATG
- a CDS encoding mechanosensitive ion channel family protein, which codes for MNADISNAWEKVQAMVNGFFALLPNIVLALIVFAIFFFVARTIKQVVKRLTSNRRHARNLGMVLGRLAQGATILLGLFISLTIVIPTLRAGDLVQLLGISGVAIGFAFRDILQNFLAGILILLTEPFQIGDQIVFKNFEGTVENIETRATTIKTYDGRRIVIPNSELFTNSVQVNTAFESRRLEYDLGIGYGDDIDRAKQLILEAMHETQGVLKEPAPDALVMELAESTVNIRARWWIQPPRRADALEARDRVLTAIKKKLTVNGIDLPFPTQQILFHDQTEETDGDRSRQREGWPAGKGKVPKPRRISDSLQKLAEMRSQRNGSTGDSEAVSTHDEV